A window of the Macaca nemestrina isolate mMacNem1 chromosome X, mMacNem.hap1, whole genome shotgun sequence genome harbors these coding sequences:
- the LOC105499114 gene encoding protein PPP4R3C, with protein sequence MADLKYGVKVYVLNEDQEWNNLGTGQVSSTYDEQFQGMSLLVRSDSDGSVILRSQIPPDRPYRKHEETLIVWYEAENHGLVLNFQDPAGCQDIWKEICQVQGKDPSVQITQNISDEPEEDFDEMSVIGNTVVLPDCELNTLDQIANIVNSVLASPIRRERLALILKNEAYIQKLLQLFHTCENLENTEGLYRLHEIIKGILSLNKSCLFEIMFSDECIMDVVGCLEYDPALDQPKRHRDFLTNDAKFKEVIPITNSELRQKIHQTYRVQYIHDILLPVPSIFEDNFLSTLTTFILSNKAEIVSMLQKDHKFLYEVFAQLKDETTHDDRRCELLIFFKELCSFSQALQPQSKDALLETLTQLGILPVLKIIMIRDDLQVRSAAAVICAYLVEYSPSRIREFIISESQVCKDSDLFINVIIKQMICDTDPELGGAVHLMVVLHTLLDPRNMLTTPEKSERSEFLHFFYKHCMHKFTAPLLAATSEHNCEEDDIVGYDKNKNCPNNNQTAQLLALILELLTFCIQHHTYYIRNYILNKDLLRKALILTNSKHTHLILCALRFMRRMISLNDEIYNNYIIKGNHFEPVVNALLDNGTRYNMLNSAILELFEYIRVENIKSLVSHIVEKFYNTLESIEYVQTFKGLKIKYEKERDRQSQIQKNLHSVLQNMVVCTGTIEEMELKEEICFMEDAEEAVMPPLEDDDEFIETKRTQEGEAVMPPLEDDDEFMETKRTQEGEAVMLPLEDDDEFMETKRTQEGEAVMLPLEDDDEFMETKRTQEHEDKVDSPKRTSSGDFKFSSSYSACAAIGTGSPSGSSVVRLVDHPDDEEEKQEDKEDETSPKKKPRPSS encoded by the coding sequence ATGGCAGACCTGAAGTACGGTGTAAAAGTCTATGTCCTGAACGAAGACCAGGAATGGAACAATCTAGGCACCGGTCAGGTCTCATCCACCTACGACGAGCAGTTCCAGGGCATGTCTCTGCTTGTTCGGTCAGATTCAGATGGGTCAGTCATCCTGCGGTCACAGATACCTCCAGACAGGCCCTATCGGAAACATGAAGAGACACTAATTGTTTGGTATGAAGCTGAGAACCATGGTTTGGTGCTGAATTTCCAGGACCCAGCCGGCTGCCAGgatatttggaaagaaatttgTCAAGTTCAAGGTAAGGATCCGTCTGTCCAAATCACACAGAACATTTCAGATGAACCAGAAGAAGACTTTGATGAAATGTCAGTAATTGGTAATACGGTTGTGCTGCCTGACTGTGAACTGAATACACTTGATCAAATTGCTAACATAGTTAACTCAGTTCTCGCCTCACCTATCCGTAGGGAAAGACTGGCTCTGATCTTGAAAAATGAGGCTTATATTCAAAAACTACTGCAACTGTTCCACACTTGTGAAAACCTAGAGAACACTGAAGGTTTATACCGTTTGCATGAAATTATTAAGGGAATTTTATCCCTCAACAAGTCATGTCTGTTTGAGATAATGTTTTCTGACGAGTGTATCATGGATGTGGTGGGATGCCTTGAGTATGATCCTGCTTTGGATCAGCCAAAAAGGCATAGGGACTTCTTGACCAATGATGCAAAGTTCAAGGAAGTTATACCAATAACTAACTCTGAACTTAGGCAAAAAATACATCAGACATACAGAGTACAGTACATTCATGACATTCTTTTGCCTGTGCCTTCCATATTTGAAGACAATTTTCTTTCTACACTTACAACGTTTATTTTATCCAACAAGGCTGAGATAGTAAGCATGCTGCAGAAAGATCACAAATTTTTGTATGAAGTTTTTGCACAGTTAAAGGATGAGACTACACATGATGATAGACGGTGTGAATTGCTAATTTTTTTCAAGGAATTATGTTCATTTTCTCAGGCATTACAGCCTCAAAGCAAAGATGCACTATTAGAAACATTGACACAGTTGGGAATTCTTCCTGTTCTTAAAATCATAATGATCAGGGATGATTTGCAAGTGAGGTCAGCTGCTGCAGTTATATGTGCTTATCTAGTGGAGTACAGTCCATCCAGGATCCGAGAATTTATAATTTCAGAATCCCAGGTGTGCAAAGATAGTGACCTTTTCATTAATGTAATAATTAAACAAATGATCTGTGATACTGATCCTGAGTTAGGAGGTGCCGTTCATTTGATGGTAGTTCTCCATACTCTACTTGATCCACGCAACATGCTGACAACACCTGAGAAAAGTGAAAGAAGTGAATTTCTACATTTCTTCTACAAACATTGCATGCATAAATTTACAGCACCACTTTTGGCCGCCACCTCAGAACACAACTGTGAGGAGGATGATATAGTTGgatatgacaaaaacaaaaattgcccCAATAATAATCAAACAGCACAACTGCTTGCTTTGATTTTGGAGCTACTTACATTTTGTATACAACATCATACATACTACATAAGAAACTATATCTTGAACAAAGACTTGCTAAGAAAGGCCTTGATATTGACGAATTCAAAGCATACTCACCTGATTTTGTGTGCTCTTCGCTTTATGAGAAGGATGATCAGCCTTAATGatgaaatttataataattacatcatcAAGGGAAATCATTTTGAGCCAGTTGTAAATGCTCTTCTAGATAATGGAACTCGGTATAATATGTTGAATTCAGCTATTCTTGAGCTATTTGAATACATAAGAGTGGAAAATATCAAGTCTCTTGTTTCACATATAGTTGAAAAGTTTTATAACACACTTGAATCGATTGAATATGTTCAGACATTCAAAGGATTGAAgattaaatatgaaaaagagagagacagacaaagtCAAATACAGAAGAATTTACATTCTGTACTGCAAAATATGGTAGTTTGCACAGGTACCATAGAAGAAATGGAGCTGAAAGAAGAAATATGTTTTATGGAAGATGCAGAAGAAGCAGTTATGCCACCACTGGAAGATGATGATGAATTTATCGAGACTAAAAGAACCCAAGAAGGAGAAGCAGTTATGCCACCACTGGAAGATGATGATGAATTTATGGAGACTAAAAGAACCCAAGAAGGAGAAGCAGTTATGCTACCACTGGAAGATGACGATGAATTTATGGAGACTAAAAGAACCCAAGAAGGAGAAGCAGTTATGCTACCACTGGAAGATGACGATGAATTTATGGAGACTAAAAGAACCCAAGAACATGAAGACAAAGTAGACTCTCCCAAAAGAACATCTTCTGGTGATTTCAAATTCTCTTCATCTTATTCTGCTTGTGCTGCTATTGGAACAGGTAGCCCAAGTGGTAGCAGTGTGGTTCGTTTAGTGGATCATCCagatgatgaagaagaaaaacaagaagataaAGAAGATGAAACATCCCCCAAGAAGAAACCTCGTCCTAGCTCCTAA